One window of the Salvia miltiorrhiza cultivar Shanhuang (shh) chromosome 6, IMPLAD_Smil_shh, whole genome shotgun sequence genome contains the following:
- the LOC130990972 gene encoding uncharacterized protein LOC130990972: MKQLEEVLRQARELIDKGKALACTDNDEGEILRQALKTAEKGKAPAHDDTGGSRKKTPGKASWKPLPAQPLSLKKGATTSDAGTPCKDVMEPPQPPPRFPALRDMIDQMRHTRDLEDRLRRWVSHGLTAPLPAIAPVEIPPPQYHLYPPNQPANAAAHFPPYPMDGDEYENSPPRGPVVDALAPPLVPPPQEPADEPEVPRRYRIRLEDYGQPFALPEKDMMGPEIMLEDPPIPPALPAPADNDIPIIDVEEEEDPEEDPEEDPEEDPAGFQDWENEDSALLGDGSVTDSS; this comes from the exons atgaaacaattagaagaagTCTTGCGTCAAGCACGCGAACTTATTGATAAGGGCAAAGCCCTGGCATGCACTGACAACGATGAAGGTGAGATCTTGCGCCAGGCACTCAAGACTGCTGAAAAGGGGAAAGCTCCAGCCCACGATGACACTGGGGGAAGTAGGAAGAAAACTCCAGGCAAGGCGAGTTGGAAGCCACTACCTGCTCAGCCTCTTTCCCTTAAGAAGGGTGCTACGACCTCCGATGCAGGAACGCCCTGCAAGGATGTG ATGGAACCACCCCAACCACCCCCAAGATTCCCCGCACTTAGGGATATGATCGATCAGATGAGGCACACTCGGGACTTGGAGGATAGACTCCGACG GTGGGTGAGTCACGGACTCACTGCCCCCTTACCTGCTATAGCACCAGTGGAGATTCCCCCACCACAGTACCACCTTTATCCTCCGAATCAACCGGCGAATGCAGCAGCCCATTTCCCTCCGTATCCCATGGATGGGGACGAGTATGAGAACAGCCCACCTAGGGGCCCAGTAGTCGATGCACTGGCACCCCCACTAGTACCACCACCGCAGGAGCCAGCCGATGAGCCCGAGGTACCTAGGCGGTACCGCATCCGCCTAGAGGATTACGGACAGCCCTTTGCCCTACCAGAGAAGGACATGATGGGGCCAGAAATTATGCTAGAAGACCCACCTATTCCCCCAGCCCTCCCAGCGCCAGCAGACAACGACATTCCCATCATAGATgtagaggaggaggaggatccagaggaggaccccgaggaggatccagaggaGGACCCCGCAGGCTTTCAGGATTGGGAGAATGAGGACTCAGCATTGTTGGGAGACGGCTCTGTCACTGACTCATCCTAG